The Triticum aestivum cultivar Chinese Spring chromosome 7B, IWGSC CS RefSeq v2.1, whole genome shotgun sequence genome window below encodes:
- the LOC123160791 gene encoding uncharacterized protein isoform X2: protein MDPFVSDPTDPVTTSPKTQGQEEEGLGADPSFNSLTTESVVGSPDAEGGAAATQADDEAESGAPGSSSPPRPPPSISGRRDPLRAACFRRLAASCEARRLREAELFRASKLPAEKADDPDEPIWPPKSRHWWRFVELKTMGSSPANPGPNPDESSLSHIKSQDMLADKVVDQWDDSDTENSSGSASYQVVPYKNAQGENTLPVLSKKRKFIISTYSVQCSTCQKWRVVPSKLKYEQIRENIIQVPFSCKYVHGWKPQVTCHDPTDISKDNGMAWAIDIPCIPQTPLGWERNITLRNEQSTRFADVYYISPAGRKVRSMKDVERVPKPPNCPRQSELIEPTEVPPPVHEDPVHNYMPVPHGEANHLTHIPVILALQVPVMLSKKRKLNQ, encoded by the exons ATGGATCCCTTCGTTTCTGACCCCACCGATCCTGTGACAACCAGCCCCAAAACGCAGGGACAAGAGGAAGAGGGCCTTGGAGCCGACCCCTCCTTCAATTCCCTTACCACTGAGTCCGTCGTCGGGAGCCCCGACGCGGAGGGCGGCGCCGCCGCCACACAGGCGGACGATGAGGCGGAGAGTGGGGCGCCCGGCTCCTCTTCCCCGCCCCGACCGCCGCCGAGCATCTCCGGGCGCCGCGATCCTCTCAGGGCCGCGTGCTTCCGGAGGCTGGCCGCCTCCTGCGAAGCCCGCCGACTCCGCGAGGCGGAGCTCTTCCGTGCGTCTAAACTGCCCGCGGAGAAGGCTGATGACCCCGACGAGCCAATCTGGCCACCAAAAAGCCGCCATTGGTGGCGCTTCGT GGAACTAAAAACTATGGGGTCCAGCCCGGCTAATCCTGGGCCCAACCCTGATGAGAGTTCATTATCTCATATCAAGAGCCAAGATATGTTAGCTGATAAGGTTGTGGACCAATGGGATGACAGTGACACTGAAAACTCCTCTGGAAGTGCATCATATCAAGTTGTTCCTTACAAGAATGCCCAAGGAGAAAACACCTTACCTGTGCTGTCTAAAAAAAGGAAATTCATTATTAGTACATATTCTGTGCAATGTAGTACTTGCCAGAAATGGAGAGTTGTACCATCCAAACTGAAATATGAGCAAATCCGAGAGAATATTATACAAGTTCCTTTTTCTTGCAAATATGTCCATGGGTGGAAGCCACAAGTTACATGCCATGATCCAACTGATATATCTAAGGATAatggcatggcatgggcaattgaTATCCCATGCATCCCTCAGACCCCTCTTGGGTGGGAAAGGAATATTACTCTAAGGAATGAACAGAGCACGAGATTCGCTGATGT GTACTATATCTCTCCCGCAGGCAGAAAAGTAAGATCCATGAAAGATGTTGAAAG GGTACCTAAACCTCCAAATTGCCCTCGTCAGTCAGAGCTTATTGAACCAACTGAAG TGCCACCTCCGGTTCACGAGGATCCCGTGCACAACTACATGCCGGTCCCTCATGGAGAAGCCAATCATTTAACTCATATACCAGTTATACTAGCTCTACAAGTACCAGTGATGCTCTCCAAAAAGAGAAAACTAAACCAGTGA
- the LOC123160791 gene encoding uncharacterized protein isoform X3: MRRRVGRPAPLPRPDRRRASPGAAILSGPRASGGWPPPAKPADSARRSSSVRLNCPRRRLMTPTSQSGHQKAAIGGASCMELKTMGSSPANPGPNPDESSLSHIKSQDMLADKVVDQWDDSDTENSSGSASYQVVPYKNAQGENTLPVLSKKRKFIISTYSVQCSTCQKWRVVPSKLKYEQIRENIIQVPFSCKYVHGWKPQVTCHDPTDISKDNGMAWAIDIPCIPQTPLGWERNITLRNEQSTRFADVYYISPAGRKVRSMKDVERYLEDSPDYAARLQLSQFSFRVPKPPNCPRQSELIEPTEVPPPVHEDPVHNYMPVPHGEANHLTHIPVILALQVPVMLSKKRKLNQ; this comes from the exons ATGAGGCGGAGAGTGGGGCGCCCGGCTCCTCTTCCCCGCCCCGACCGCCGCCGAGCATCTCCGGGCGCCGCGATCCTCTCAGGGCCGCGTGCTTCCGGAGGCTGGCCGCCTCCTGCGAAGCCCGCCGACTCCGCGAGGCGGAGCTCTTCCGTGCGTCTAAACTGCCCGCGGAGAAGGCTGATGACCCCGACGAGCCAATCTGGCCACCAAAAAGCCGCCATTGGTGGCGCTTCGTGTAT GGAACTAAAAACTATGGGGTCCAGCCCGGCTAATCCTGGGCCCAACCCTGATGAGAGTTCATTATCTCATATCAAGAGCCAAGATATGTTAGCTGATAAGGTTGTGGACCAATGGGATGACAGTGACACTGAAAACTCCTCTGGAAGTGCATCATATCAAGTTGTTCCTTACAAGAATGCCCAAGGAGAAAACACCTTACCTGTGCTGTCTAAAAAAAGGAAATTCATTATTAGTACATATTCTGTGCAATGTAGTACTTGCCAGAAATGGAGAGTTGTACCATCCAAACTGAAATATGAGCAAATCCGAGAGAATATTATACAAGTTCCTTTTTCTTGCAAATATGTCCATGGGTGGAAGCCACAAGTTACATGCCATGATCCAACTGATATATCTAAGGATAatggcatggcatgggcaattgaTATCCCATGCATCCCTCAGACCCCTCTTGGGTGGGAAAGGAATATTACTCTAAGGAATGAACAGAGCACGAGATTCGCTGATGT GTACTATATCTCTCCCGCAGGCAGAAAAGTAAGATCCATGAAAGATGTTGAAAG GTATCTTGAAGACAGCCCAGACTATGCTGCCCGCTTACAGTTATCTCAGTTTTCGTTCAGGGTACCTAAACCTCCAAATTGCCCTCGTCAGTCAGAGCTTATTGAACCAACTGAAG TGCCACCTCCGGTTCACGAGGATCCCGTGCACAACTACATGCCGGTCCCTCATGGAGAAGCCAATCATTTAACTCATATACCAGTTATACTAGCTCTACAAGTACCAGTGATGCTCTCCAAAAAGAGAAAACTAAACCAGTGA
- the LOC123160791 gene encoding uncharacterized protein isoform X1, translating into MDPFVSDPTDPVTTSPKTQGQEEEGLGADPSFNSLTTESVVGSPDAEGGAAATQADDEAESGAPGSSSPPRPPPSISGRRDPLRAACFRRLAASCEARRLREAELFRASKLPAEKADDPDEPIWPPKSRHWWRFVELKTMGSSPANPGPNPDESSLSHIKSQDMLADKVVDQWDDSDTENSSGSASYQVVPYKNAQGENTLPVLSKKRKFIISTYSVQCSTCQKWRVVPSKLKYEQIRENIIQVPFSCKYVHGWKPQVTCHDPTDISKDNGMAWAIDIPCIPQTPLGWERNITLRNEQSTRFADVYYISPAGRKVRSMKDVERYLEDSPDYAARLQLSQFSFRVPKPPNCPRQSELIEPTEVPPPVHEDPVHNYMPVPHGEANHLTHIPVILALQVPVMLSKKRKLNQ; encoded by the exons ATGGATCCCTTCGTTTCTGACCCCACCGATCCTGTGACAACCAGCCCCAAAACGCAGGGACAAGAGGAAGAGGGCCTTGGAGCCGACCCCTCCTTCAATTCCCTTACCACTGAGTCCGTCGTCGGGAGCCCCGACGCGGAGGGCGGCGCCGCCGCCACACAGGCGGACGATGAGGCGGAGAGTGGGGCGCCCGGCTCCTCTTCCCCGCCCCGACCGCCGCCGAGCATCTCCGGGCGCCGCGATCCTCTCAGGGCCGCGTGCTTCCGGAGGCTGGCCGCCTCCTGCGAAGCCCGCCGACTCCGCGAGGCGGAGCTCTTCCGTGCGTCTAAACTGCCCGCGGAGAAGGCTGATGACCCCGACGAGCCAATCTGGCCACCAAAAAGCCGCCATTGGTGGCGCTTCGT GGAACTAAAAACTATGGGGTCCAGCCCGGCTAATCCTGGGCCCAACCCTGATGAGAGTTCATTATCTCATATCAAGAGCCAAGATATGTTAGCTGATAAGGTTGTGGACCAATGGGATGACAGTGACACTGAAAACTCCTCTGGAAGTGCATCATATCAAGTTGTTCCTTACAAGAATGCCCAAGGAGAAAACACCTTACCTGTGCTGTCTAAAAAAAGGAAATTCATTATTAGTACATATTCTGTGCAATGTAGTACTTGCCAGAAATGGAGAGTTGTACCATCCAAACTGAAATATGAGCAAATCCGAGAGAATATTATACAAGTTCCTTTTTCTTGCAAATATGTCCATGGGTGGAAGCCACAAGTTACATGCCATGATCCAACTGATATATCTAAGGATAatggcatggcatgggcaattgaTATCCCATGCATCCCTCAGACCCCTCTTGGGTGGGAAAGGAATATTACTCTAAGGAATGAACAGAGCACGAGATTCGCTGATGT GTACTATATCTCTCCCGCAGGCAGAAAAGTAAGATCCATGAAAGATGTTGAAAG GTATCTTGAAGACAGCCCAGACTATGCTGCCCGCTTACAGTTATCTCAGTTTTCGTTCAGGGTACCTAAACCTCCAAATTGCCCTCGTCAGTCAGAGCTTATTGAACCAACTGAAG TGCCACCTCCGGTTCACGAGGATCCCGTGCACAACTACATGCCGGTCCCTCATGGAGAAGCCAATCATTTAACTCATATACCAGTTATACTAGCTCTACAAGTACCAGTGATGCTCTCCAAAAAGAGAAAACTAAACCAGTGA